GAAGGCAGGGAGATACCAAGGAACCACAAAAACCAACATCAAACCGATCAATACGAAAACTGTGACATACCAAGCCTTGTGGGGAATACCCAGCAACAGTTCGTCACACACTGCAGCAAAGATGGAGATCGGTCAAGACAACAAAAGCCAGCTGTGTTTTTATCTGAATAAAACCGAACTTGTAGAAAATAGCTATAGACATAATGTATGAGCATGTAGAAACAAGCTGATTACTAGAGGTTGGTTCAAATTTCGAGCTAAATCAACAACCTACGATATGACCACAACATTTTGAAGAAGCATATGCACAAGAAATATTGCAAAGAGATAGTGTGAAGTTGGTAGGATGAAAAGCTTCATGCTgggtaaaaaaagaaaaaaaaaataactaagcTGAAGTTTCTCACTAAGAACTTGGTGTAGAATAAGAATAGCACTGTAACATAAAATTGGTGTACCTATATTAAACATGATATATTCCATTTCCCGCTTCCCTGATGTTGTGACAACACCTTCAGGTTCTACATTCACGAAAACAGATATGTCGCcctaaaccaaaaaaaatacgtAACAAAATAGTGAACATCCATGCAAAAGAATATTAGGACACACATTTACATGTAAGATATTTTACTAACAAACCTGTTCAATCAGTGAGGTGATTCCGGTTGTCTTGAAAATGATCTTTTCAGTATTGAGCAATTTTCTTCCTAGATTCAGACCCAAATCTGGAGTACCACTTTTTAGTTGCAAAGAAAAACTGGCAGGCATCTGTTATCCCTTCAATCTAATTAGGAGATGCTGTCAACGAATCTTAAATGGCacaacatataaaaatgatgCACATACAGAAGCAGGATATGACATCTTCACCTCATACCACGTCAGGGGTTTTAACCCCTGCAAGTGGTAGAGGCGAGCCCCATTTTGAATCGGCAAGGTTTCCTTGAAATGCTCCTCATCAACATGCAAAACTTTATCATTCATCGTGCCAAATGTTTCAAGACTGTTAAAGATTCAAATAAAGACAGCCACGTACCTCATCATTCACTAAGAATACATACAAATGTTTTATTGACAAACTTTATAGTAAAAAGATTAGATTGTTATTAGTTAACCCCTACTTAACTAGAATAGAAGTCAGAATCAGGCCGTTGATGACAAAAACTGTAAACTGAACAAAGCTGAGCTGAATCAAGTTCTGTTTCCTAACCATATCCATTGGTAACTAGGTTTCTCTTACTCAAAACAGTGTAATAGAAGTGGCCAGGATCCAAATATTAGACTGTAAAAGATTCAGTTTAGTATACGAAGGAACTAATTTGACGAGTATTAGAAACACATAATTTCACATCACTTTTTATACAGCAGGCCCATCTCATTCTCACAACTATGCAAATCTAAGCataaacaactaactaaaaaatcaataaaagataaatcaTTCTCAAATCACTTACACATTTCCATAACTGTATGGTAGACCACTAAGTAGTGTGATCAGAGAGCATATGAATAACCACTCAAAGCATTTCATGTTTCTCATGGATACCTGAAAAGGAGCTGAAActcagaaaaaaataaaaaaaaaatcaaataggTAGTTTGCAACATTTCATATAAAATGAACATCTAAAACCTTAGTTAATCTCTACATACCATATAAAATACAGTTTGATAACGCTTCTAAAAACAACAGAAAATAAGTTTGGCGCCAAAAAATTCTTTATGGAATTTTCGTTATCATTTTACCTGCAATAAATTTCAGAGCGTGGTTTAGAGAGTAACATGATTCAGATGAGAAATTGAGTGATGCGCCATCAAAGATCTCTATCCAATCCGTTGCAAAAGGAAAACAGACACGAAAAAGCAAATACAGAAAATGgcttgaaaaaaatgaaactatgtATACACTCTTTATTAGCAGATTAAAGCTTTTAATAGCATATTTACCTTATGAATTCTGAATCTACAGGCAGCTCCAATCACGGAGTAAAGCTGTTTACTCTTAGATTTGGTGAATTTAGGGAAAAATCGGATGAATTTGCGGAATCACTGCGTGAGGATTGTTGAGCAAATGATAGAGATAcaagaatgaaaattatagattaaattctcaaaatcaaaatattcggTTTTTAGGCGTACTaatcaaactaaaaacaaaattagtttatagtatatttttttataatataaaaacacataaaaagtTAAGATATAAATTACATTGCAactataaatacaaatatagttgaagtattactaatatttttttaagcatATACTCCGTATCAATCAATAAGAATAacgttttataaaatttgaaatttaacatagcataagaaaaaattgtggTGGATATTTGCATGTtgaaaaatctaatttaaaatttatataaagattaaatatagatttttttgataaattttaagcatattttaaaattcaaatattttttattttgaacttgttCGTTTGTCTATTACTACTAcactattaaattatactcttgttaataaaatctaattaataaaacctaatgcattttattttgaaattttaatttaattttattttttgcaaattttcatTCGCATCAAAATGTATTACTCTTAATttaatacttccttcgtcttCAAACAATATGCAATTTGGGTtagacacgggttttaatgtaaaattgataaagtaagagaaatatagagagaaaaaataattaaagcattgtgaagaaaaagtctaattttattagagagaaaaaaaatttaaaattaaaaagttaaaattctgaaggactaaaaagaaaagagtggACAGCAGGACAGCGTGAGTAGTGCAATTTGCTACTGTTCAGCTCCACTATGGAAAAGAAAGAGTGTTGGTAAGCAATAAAGGAAGAGAGAGATGCATCTTTATTCATTACTTTGCAGATTCAGATTTTGAATGTTGTGCATAATGTTAACATCGCCCAATCCATAAAAAGcgataaaactaatataaatatgcagtGTTGCAAAGAGACTGATTTAATGTAAAAGCATTTCGGCTATATCCATGTGCGTGGTGCGGTGTTGTGCCACACAGTGATGAAATCAGCTTTGGTGAACTCAGACATAAAAAGTCTCTCCTGtctctcaaaatttaattcttttaaatttgatatttattattattcatgtatactcccttcatccgctattaaatgtctcatttttcctttttcattcgTCCGccaataaatttttcatttcacttttaccatactaatatttggtaagtggaccatacattccactaactcatccaatatataaaagtaggtcttacattccactaacttttctatcCACTTATCtatataaagtcaaataatttcttaagaCCCGTGCCaatcaaatatgagacatttaatcacgaacggatggagtatatatatatatatatatatatatatatatatatatatatatatatgggagtgatcaattgctaactcatcatttaattgctaactacaactaatttaccataggattttagaaacaatgctttaagaatgttaacttacattgcttatattgacattcaacatgtattatattgacatattttatatagtatgttgacatttctttctttacgaaaaaattgaaaaaaattcgaattttttttcaaattttgacgtcggaacatatgcatgtatgatatcgttggaatccttataaaattatctttaatttgatatatgttatatgaatttaacgttttgggatttcttttaaaagttagttataactaaacatgtagttaattgacattaatacccctattgatattttatggaattaatcctatggctttattgacgttttttgttgatcgtattgacatttcgtggttgatgatctaggccctttaatttgaatatctaatggctattatttagttatagttagcaattaggtattgagttagcaatataacactcccctatatatatatatatatggatgtaatcaattgctaactaattaccaatcccaaattgagaccaattttcaaccattagattagaagatcttgtggttaatataatgtcaagtgtaatatattttaaatttaaataattattaattaaattaaaagggtattaatgtcaaatcctatatgtagtaattataactaactactttctctctcctcaaaatcatctcaaatctttaaatttacgtaactctctcaatttaaattattttttcgcaaaaaatatatcaaattaaagataatttaataaggattccaacgagatctcaattgcatatgttccgacgacgttcggatgatgaaatttgatattttttattttagttttcgtaaatgttgataaccagatttttatcaacaaatacatcaaaaaatctcaataaaaccatgtaaaaatctcaataaatatgtgttgatattttcttgtactaatgttgatattcttatatcatattgttgatatttgtaatacacaatgttgatatNNNNNNNNNNNNNNNNNNNNNNNNNNNNNNNNNNNNNNNNNNNNNNNNNNNNNNNNNNNNNNNNNNNNNNNNNNNNNNNNNNNNNNNNNNNNNNNNNNNNAATCGTTATTTAAATTCAACTTTACAagttataattgaattatttttgttatatttattttattaatctaaCTGCATCaacaataatagtactataactATACCAGTACTTTATACGAGAAAAAATTCAGATTATTATTCTCTGTGTTATGCAACTTTAGCTAAAACTCTATTCCTCTTGGGATACGGGATATACCCCAACACATTCAAGAAATGCAATTTTACATACTACATTTGATTATGATTAAGATGGACTACTATATCATGCTATATTTGGTACATGTTTAAGTAGGataatgataaaatgcaaattctagatattatatgaatttcaaattataatctggaccgttagaaaatgtcaacagataacaaaataacatcaacagaaaatgtcaactcAACATCAACCGATGAcaatgtgttaacattttctgttgttgttattttgtcatctgttgacattttctaactaTTCAAATCTTAGTTTaaagtttgtataatatttatagtttgcatttgattacatccaTATTTAAGTTTATGTATTGTattgtagtactccctccgtcccagagaagttggcatactttgaaaatggcacgggattttaggaggttttgttttgtgtgttaaa
The genomic region above belongs to Salvia hispanica cultivar TCC Black 2014 chromosome 3, UniMelb_Shisp_WGS_1.0, whole genome shotgun sequence and contains:
- the LOC125216393 gene encoding uncharacterized protein LOC125216393, translated to MRNMKCFEWLFICSLITLLSGLPYSYGNVLETFGTMNDKVLHVDEEHFKETLPIQNGARLYHLQGLKPLTWYEVKMSYPASMPASFSLQLKSGTPDLGLNLGRKLLNTEKIIFKTTGITSLIEQGDISVFVNVEPEGVVTTSGKREMEYIMFNIVCDELLLGIPHKAWYVTVFVLIGLMLVFVVPWYLPAFLLPKNGIQPLLDHTVTKAS